In Desulfonatronospira thiodismutans ASO3-1, a single window of DNA contains:
- the istB gene encoding IS21-like element helper ATPase IstB, whose amino-acid sequence MLNHPTLEKLQTMRLTGMLKALQEQQETREIEALSFEERLGLLLDREMTERESKRLQTRLKKAKLRHRAVVEDINYRHPRRLDKSQVFKLCDCQWIKEHQNLIITGPTGIGKSWLACALAQKACREGYSALYTRMPRLLQDVGISRGDGRYPKVMKELAKTDLLVLDDWGISPLKAEQLRDLLEILEDRHGLRSTLVTSQLSIQKWHEYLGDPTLADAVLDRLIHNAHRMDLWGDSMRELEASLTSKNSFD is encoded by the coding sequence ATGTTAAACCACCCCACTCTTGAAAAACTACAAACCATGCGACTGACAGGCATGCTTAAGGCCCTGCAGGAACAGCAGGAAACCAGGGAAATTGAGGCCCTGTCCTTTGAAGAAAGACTGGGCCTGCTCCTGGACCGGGAGATGACGGAAAGAGAATCCAAACGTCTGCAAACAAGGCTCAAAAAAGCCAAGCTGAGGCACAGGGCTGTGGTTGAAGACATTAACTACCGTCATCCCAGAAGACTGGACAAGTCACAAGTCTTCAAGCTTTGTGACTGCCAGTGGATAAAAGAGCATCAAAACCTGATTATTACAGGACCCACAGGGATAGGCAAAAGCTGGCTGGCCTGTGCCCTGGCCCAAAAAGCCTGCAGAGAGGGATACAGCGCCCTCTATACCCGCATGCCCCGTCTCTTGCAGGATGTGGGCATATCCAGAGGTGACGGGCGTTACCCCAAAGTCATGAAAGAGCTGGCCAAAACAGATCTGCTGGTCCTGGATGACTGGGGCATAAGCCCGCTTAAAGCTGAACAGCTAAGAGATCTACTGGAGATCCTTGAGGACCGGCACGGGCTGCGCTCCACCCTGGTTACAAGCCAGCTCTCAATCCAAAAATGGCACGAGTATCTGGGTGATCCCACCCTGGCTGACGCTGTCCTGGATCGCCTGATCCACAATGCACACCGAATGGATCTTTGGGGAGATTCCATGCGCGAACTGGAAGCATCGTTGACTTCAAAGAACAGTTTCGATTAA
- a CDS encoding tyrosine-type recombinase/integrase, with translation MLDRQIQDYLEWMNNAGYAPWTMAQHSQILNRLLDFVVLNSIPWERTFARDTLQAFKDHVQVKYAGFVLRGFMRYLHQNGIICLPPGALPEGRGRSKLQRAQLPRLYEEYLQFYTQTRQVGHVQIYRVRGTLSALNDYLQNQGMELKDLDVLHMDAFLAERNRKYAPETRIHERSGLRGFLRYLYLERQILKKDLSALIQGPPVYAQSRPPRFLTLEQIKTLFQSIDKDRPGGLRSYAMIHLAYSLGLRPGEICRVTLDDILFRDKLIYLPDRKNSSPAKLPLPQGALRALAAYLAWNRPMDPGHRFLLCNTRTPYGPLTPLTVSQNISACFRRAGIKGSAYWLRHTYAQNLLQAEASIFEIKEMLGHDIIKTSKRYLHVHTRLMREVLFNEKV, from the coding sequence ATGCTGGACAGGCAGATCCAGGACTACCTGGAATGGATGAACAATGCCGGGTATGCTCCATGGACAATGGCCCAACACAGCCAAATTCTAAACCGGCTGCTGGACTTTGTGGTGCTAAATAGCATCCCCTGGGAGCGTACCTTTGCCCGGGATACCTTGCAGGCATTTAAGGACCATGTCCAGGTTAAGTATGCCGGGTTTGTCCTGCGCGGATTCATGCGCTACCTGCACCAGAATGGCATAATCTGCTTGCCGCCGGGTGCTTTGCCTGAAGGCAGAGGCAGGAGCAAGCTCCAAAGAGCCCAGCTGCCCAGGCTTTATGAAGAGTATCTCCAATTCTACACCCAAACCCGCCAGGTGGGACATGTTCAGATCTACCGGGTCCGGGGGACTCTATCCGCACTTAATGACTACCTGCAAAACCAGGGCATGGAGCTTAAAGACCTGGATGTCTTACATATGGATGCTTTTCTGGCTGAGAGAAACAGGAAATACGCCCCTGAAACCAGAATACATGAACGATCAGGCCTTAGAGGTTTTTTACGCTACCTGTACCTGGAAAGACAAATCCTGAAGAAAGATTTGAGCGCTTTGATCCAGGGGCCGCCGGTGTATGCCCAGAGCAGACCACCCAGGTTTCTTACTTTGGAACAAATAAAGACCCTGTTTCAAAGCATTGACAAGGATCGCCCCGGGGGACTGCGGTCTTATGCCATGATCCATCTGGCCTACTCCCTGGGGCTTCGGCCGGGGGAAATCTGCCGGGTGACCCTGGATGACATTTTATTCCGGGACAAGCTGATATACCTGCCGGACAGAAAAAACTCTTCTCCAGCCAAACTTCCCCTGCCTCAGGGGGCACTCAGGGCTCTGGCCGCATACCTTGCCTGGAATAGACCAATGGATCCCGGGCACAGGTTTCTTCTTTGCAATACCAGGACACCTTACGGACCACTCACTCCTTTGACCGTGAGCCAGAATATCAGCGCCTGCTTCCGCCGGGCCGGGATCAAAGGATCTGCCTACTGGCTGCGCCATACCTATGCCCAGAACCTGTTGCAGGCGGAGGCGTCCATCTTTGAAATCAAAGAGATGCTGGGTCATGACATCATCAAGACCAGCAAGAGATATCTGCATGTACACACCAGACTGATGCGTGAGGTATTGTTCAATGAAAAAGTTTGA
- a CDS encoding transposase — protein MPRNARFTLPDRPAIYHIISRTALSGFPLGDIEKDKLLDIIRYFSRIYFVDILGFAIMGNHWHLAVKVYPHEYAYRDEVKERFARRYGEDVHFGDQDMEKFSKKWTDLSEFVREIKQTFSRYYNKRHNRRGFFWGERFKSMIVQEGHTLVNMLAYIDLNPIRAGIVKKPEDYRWCSLGYHTQTGNKDGLLSIDFGMKEWNEFNPSEIVRKYRQFVYETGAVDAGKGKVMDKKIVEKARKKNYKISRSDRFRYRCRYFTDSGVIGGKDFVQEVFDQVKHLLGSKDERKFTPVGGVEGLYSMKRLGQT, from the coding sequence ATGCCCAGAAATGCCAGATTCACTCTGCCGGACAGACCGGCTATTTACCACATCATATCCCGAACCGCCCTATCCGGCTTTCCACTTGGCGATATTGAGAAAGACAAGCTGCTGGATATAATCAGATATTTCAGCAGGATCTATTTTGTGGATATCCTTGGTTTCGCAATTATGGGGAACCACTGGCACCTGGCTGTAAAAGTCTATCCTCATGAGTATGCTTACAGAGATGAAGTCAAAGAAAGATTTGCCAGACGATACGGAGAGGATGTCCATTTTGGGGATCAGGATATGGAAAAGTTCAGCAAAAAATGGACTGACCTTTCTGAGTTTGTGCGGGAAATCAAGCAGACCTTTTCCCGGTATTACAATAAGAGGCATAACAGGCGCGGCTTTTTCTGGGGTGAGCGGTTTAAGTCTATGATTGTTCAGGAAGGCCATACCCTGGTGAATATGCTGGCCTATATCGATTTGAACCCCATAAGGGCAGGGATAGTAAAGAAGCCGGAAGACTACCGCTGGTGTTCCCTGGGCTACCATACCCAGACTGGGAATAAGGACGGCCTTCTGTCCATAGACTTTGGGATGAAAGAATGGAATGAGTTCAATCCATCAGAGATAGTTCGCAAGTACAGACAATTCGTATACGAAACCGGAGCTGTGGATGCGGGTAAAGGCAAGGTCATGGATAAAAAGATCGTGGAAAAAGCCAGAAAGAAGAACTATAAGATATCCAGGTCTGATCGGTTCAGGTACAGATGCCGGTATTTTACTGACTCCGGGGTGATCGGCGGGAAAGATTTTGTTCAGGAAGTATTCGACCAGGTCAAGCACTTGCTGGGCTCCAAGGATGAACGGAAGTTTACTCCCGTTGGTGGTGTTGAGGGTTTGTATTCTATGAAGCGATTGGGACAAACTTAA
- the istA gene encoding IS21 family transposase produces MPQERLSMRKISEILRLKYGQGFSTRQIAKCCDIGKSTVATYISRAKNAGIFWPLPENMTEERLHELLFPPQQNEHKVSTPVPDWNLVHQEMQKKGVTKFLLWEEYKEANPDGFEYSWFCREYRAWRGKLDLVMRHNHRAGEKLFVDYAGHTVPVTDPGTGEISQAQIFVAVMGASNYTYAEATWSQNLWDWINSHVRTFKFLQGVPLITIPDNLKSGVNKPHIYEPDLNPTYQDMALHYNTAVIPARRKKPKDKAKAESGVLLVSRWILARLRNQQFFSLWELNLEIRKLLEKLNDKPFKKLPGSRKSLFEEIDRPALQPLPATHYEYALWKKVKVNIDYHVEIDRHYYSVPHHLVKKRLDARYTENTVELFHKNSRVASHKRSYNKRSYTTVKEHMPKAHREHDYWNPERLINWASKTGPATAKLIKTIMGKRIHPQQGFRPCLGVMRLGKQYGEERLESACLRALTLGSTNYKSVESILKNNLDKQPLPSPSENSEAPVLEHDNIRGANYYH; encoded by the coding sequence ATGCCACAGGAGAGGTTATCCATGCGAAAAATTTCTGAAATCCTGCGTTTAAAATACGGACAAGGCTTCAGCACCCGCCAGATTGCCAAGTGCTGCGATATAGGCAAGTCCACAGTTGCCACCTATATATCCAGAGCAAAAAATGCCGGGATTTTCTGGCCGCTGCCTGAGAATATGACAGAGGAGAGGCTTCACGAGCTTCTGTTTCCTCCGCAGCAAAATGAGCATAAAGTATCTACCCCAGTACCGGACTGGAACCTGGTGCATCAGGAAATGCAAAAAAAGGGTGTGACCAAGTTTTTGCTCTGGGAAGAATACAAAGAGGCCAACCCAGACGGCTTCGAGTACAGCTGGTTCTGCCGGGAATACAGAGCATGGCGCGGCAAGCTTGATCTGGTCATGCGCCACAACCACAGGGCCGGCGAAAAGCTCTTCGTTGATTATGCCGGCCATACTGTACCGGTTACGGATCCGGGAACAGGAGAAATAAGCCAGGCCCAGATCTTTGTAGCTGTCATGGGTGCAAGCAACTACACCTATGCGGAAGCCACCTGGAGCCAGAACCTCTGGGACTGGATCAACTCCCATGTCCGGACCTTCAAGTTTCTACAGGGAGTCCCCTTGATTACAATCCCGGACAATCTCAAGTCCGGAGTCAATAAACCCCATATATATGAGCCGGATCTGAACCCCACCTATCAAGACATGGCCCTGCACTACAATACGGCGGTCATCCCTGCCAGGAGAAAAAAGCCAAAGGACAAGGCCAAAGCCGAAAGCGGTGTGCTTCTTGTCTCCAGGTGGATTCTGGCCAGGCTCAGAAATCAGCAGTTTTTCTCCCTGTGGGAGTTAAACCTGGAAATCAGGAAGCTGCTGGAAAAGCTAAACGACAAGCCTTTCAAAAAACTGCCAGGGAGCAGGAAGTCGCTCTTTGAAGAAATAGACAGACCTGCTCTGCAGCCGCTTCCGGCCACACATTATGAATATGCCCTCTGGAAGAAGGTTAAGGTGAACATAGACTATCACGTGGAGATTGACCGGCATTACTACTCAGTTCCCCATCACCTGGTCAAAAAAAGGCTTGATGCCAGGTACACGGAAAACACTGTGGAGCTGTTCCACAAGAACTCCCGGGTGGCCAGCCATAAAAGATCCTATAACAAAAGGAGCTATACCACGGTCAAAGAACATATGCCCAAGGCTCACAGGGAGCATGATTACTGGAATCCGGAGCGGCTGATAAACTGGGCCAGCAAGACTGGACCTGCCACGGCCAAGCTGATCAAAACCATCATGGGCAAAAGGATCCATCCCCAGCAGGGCTTTAGGCCTTGCCTGGGCGTCATGCGCCTGGGCAAGCAATATGGAGAAGAAAGGCTTGAATCTGCCTGTTTAAGAGCCCTGACCCTGGGATCGACAAACTACAAGAGCGTAGAATCCATCCTGAAGAACAACCTGGACAAACAGCCTTTACCAAGTCCGTCCGAGAATTCTGAAGCTCCGGTGCTGGAGCATGACAACATCCGGGGCGCAAACTACTATCATTAA
- a CDS encoding transposase, whose amino-acid sequence MPRNARFTLPDRPAIYHIISRTALSGFPLGDIEKDKLLDIIRYFSRIYFVDILGFAIMGNHWHLAVKVYPHEYAYRDEVKERFARRYGEDVHFGDQDMEKFSKKWTDLSEFVREIKQTFSRYYNKRHNRRGFFWGERFKSMIVQEGHTLVNMLAYIDLNPIRAGIVKKPEDYRWCSLGYHTQTGNKDGLLSIDFGMKEWNEFDPKEIVRKYRQFVYETGAVDAGKGKVMDKKIVEKARKKGFKISRSDRFRYRCRYFTDSGVIGGKDFVQEVFDQVKHLLGSKDTRKFTPVGGVEGTYSMKRLG is encoded by the coding sequence ATGCCCAGAAATGCCAGATTCACTCTGCCGGACAGACCGGCTATTTACCACATCATATCCCGAACCGCCCTATCCGGCTTTCCACTTGGCGATATTGAGAAAGACAAGCTGCTGGATATAATCAGATATTTCAGCAGGATCTATTTTGTGGATATCCTTGGTTTCGCAATTATGGGGAACCACTGGCACCTGGCTGTAAAAGTCTATCCTCATGAGTATGCTTACAGAGATGAAGTCAAAGAAAGATTTGCCAGACGATACGGAGAGGATGTCCATTTTGGGGATCAGGATATGGAAAAGTTCAGCAAAAAATGGACTGACCTTTCTGAGTTTGTGCGGGAAATCAAGCAGACCTTTTCCCGGTATTACAATAAGAGGCATAACAGGCGCGGCTTTTTCTGGGGTGAGCGGTTTAAGTCTATGATTGTTCAGGAAGGCCATACCCTGGTGAATATGCTGGCCTATATCGATTTGAACCCCATAAGGGCCGGGATAGTAAAGAAGCCGGAGGATTACCGCTGGTGTTCCCTGGGCTACCATACCCAGACTGGGAATAAGGACGGCCTTCTGTCCATAGATTTCGGCATGAAGGAATGGAACGAGTTTGATCCCAAGGAGATTGTCCGCAAGTACAGACAGTTTGTATATGAAACAGGCGCTGTGGATGCGGGGAAGGGCAAGGTCATGGATAAGAAGATCGTGGAAAAAGCCCGGAAGAAAGGCTTTAAAATATCCAGGTCTGACCGGTTCAGGTACAGATGCCGGTATTTTACTGACTCCGGGGTGATCGGCGGGAAAGACTTTGTTCAGGAGGTATTTGATCAGGTCAAACACCTGCTGGGGTCTAAGGATACAAGGAAATTTACTCCCGTAGGCGGGGTTGAGGGAACTTATTCCATGAAGCGGCTTGGATAG
- a CDS encoding tyrosine-type recombinase/integrase: MKKFESFLAGHLNDFIQYRKELGYVNKSLANQLRALDYYVRDNARGWEDLTPAFFLGFRDGIKGSPATVNNVIQATRNFFAYLHRTGCCEHNPVQDLPAKTENAFIPFIFSPEQVEQLLQGVQSQIRRSREKCFLVDMGIYIALMLQARCGLRMSEPLNLGLEHFDPVQGTIYIQKTKFHKDRLIPIPWEAQKELDNFLSLRDALCCTSPYLLPGFKNALRTNQVYPVFHRAVRETGIHAPRRIIANMVFGHPTPHSLRHSFAVNTLKAARDRGRDPQAVLPVLSAYMGHSKYRYTALYLKVMDAEKRQGFVDFAISRLEDI, from the coding sequence ATGAAAAAGTTTGAGAGCTTTCTGGCCGGACATCTAAATGATTTTATCCAGTACCGCAAGGAACTTGGATATGTGAACAAGAGCCTGGCAAACCAGCTGAGAGCACTGGATTATTATGTCCGGGATAATGCCCGGGGGTGGGAAGACCTCACGCCTGCCTTTTTTCTGGGCTTCCGTGATGGAATCAAGGGCTCGCCTGCAACCGTCAACAATGTCATTCAGGCCACACGCAACTTCTTTGCTTATCTGCACCGGACAGGCTGCTGTGAACATAATCCGGTCCAGGATCTCCCGGCCAAGACTGAAAACGCCTTTATCCCTTTCATTTTCTCCCCGGAGCAGGTGGAGCAGCTCCTGCAGGGGGTGCAAAGTCAGATCCGGCGCAGCAGGGAAAAGTGCTTCCTGGTGGATATGGGCATATACATAGCTCTAATGTTGCAGGCCAGGTGCGGGCTGCGCATGTCCGAACCACTCAACCTGGGGCTTGAACATTTTGATCCTGTGCAAGGCACTATCTATATCCAAAAGACCAAGTTCCATAAGGACCGCTTGATTCCCATTCCTTGGGAGGCCCAAAAAGAACTGGATAACTTCCTGAGTCTTCGAGACGCCCTGTGCTGCACAAGCCCTTATCTCCTGCCAGGATTTAAAAACGCCCTGAGAACCAATCAGGTGTATCCCGTCTTTCACAGGGCTGTGCGGGAAACGGGAATCCATGCCCCAAGAAGAATTATAGCCAACATGGTCTTTGGCCATCCCACTCCGCACAGCCTGAGGCATTCCTTTGCAGTCAACACCCTCAAGGCGGCCCGGGACCGGGGCCGGGACCCCCAGGCTGTTCTGCCAGTACTATCCGCGTATATGGGCCACAGCAAGTACCGCTACACCGCCCTGTATCTCAAGGTCATGGACGCCGAGAAGCGCCAGGGATTTGTGGACTTTGCCATCTCGCGACTGGAGGACATATGA
- a CDS encoding CHC2 zinc finger domain-containing protein translates to MAQRYSREELQRLRNKVLVNDVIVHILDMPSKVRDGYLRFLCPLCSEFLTACNPRTNLARCFRCERNFNPIDLVMVVKGLNFREAVEFLQDMEQRLGR, encoded by the coding sequence ATGGCCCAAAGATATTCCAGAGAGGAACTGCAGCGGTTGCGAAACAAGGTTTTGGTCAATGACGTTATTGTCCATATCCTGGATATGCCCTCCAAAGTCAGGGACGGATACTTGCGCTTTCTGTGCCCGCTTTGCTCCGAGTTTTTGACCGCCTGTAATCCCAGAACCAACCTGGCCAGGTGTTTTCGTTGCGAAAGAAATTTCAACCCCATTGACCTGGTCATGGTGGTCAAGGGCTTAAATTTCCGGGAGGCAGTGGAGTTTTTGCAGGACATGGAACAAAGGCTGGGCAGGTAG
- a CDS encoding site-specific integrase: protein MNLGSCLHTFFDQYLPRTKGVSSNTILAYRHTFSLFLPFASKTLGRDINSLEIEHLSTQLILDFLDHLESGRNNSARTRGHRLAVFKSLARMIRFLYPEHKLLADRIISIPQKRFPKKLAAFLTHEEVLLVLDSINLKKSGAFRDYTIIHLLYNSGARAEESASLRLDYFDPHKKTLAILGKGNRYRQIELWPKTVQLMSMYIQKYRPRPKPLHQNTLFLNQRRQGFTRNGIYRLCRKYLSLVFEENRFQGLNPVHCFRHSCAINMLGTGFSLTDIKNHLGHENLQSTMVYLKLSLNRKRELQQKFIEYTQNQTQDPKLDELLDWEKEQETLDWLDSL, encoded by the coding sequence ATGAATCTGGGCTCCTGTCTGCATACCTTCTTTGATCAGTACCTGCCAAGAACCAAGGGCGTCAGCTCCAACACCATCCTGGCCTACCGCCATACCTTCAGCCTGTTTTTGCCCTTTGCCTCCAAAACCCTTGGCCGGGATATCAACTCCCTGGAGATTGAGCATTTAAGCACCCAGCTCATCCTGGATTTTTTAGACCATCTGGAGAGCGGCAGAAATAACAGTGCTCGCACCAGAGGCCACAGACTGGCGGTATTCAAGTCCCTGGCCAGAATGATCCGTTTTCTCTATCCCGAACATAAACTGCTGGCAGACCGGATTATCTCCATCCCTCAGAAGCGCTTCCCCAAAAAACTGGCTGCCTTTCTCACCCATGAAGAGGTTTTGCTGGTCCTGGATAGTATAAATCTCAAGAAAAGCGGAGCTTTCCGGGATTATACCATCATCCACCTGCTCTACAACTCCGGGGCCAGGGCCGAGGAATCAGCCTCGCTACGTCTGGACTACTTTGACCCGCACAAGAAAACCCTGGCCATCCTGGGCAAGGGCAACCGCTACCGCCAAATCGAGCTCTGGCCCAAGACAGTCCAGCTCATGTCCATGTATATCCAGAAATACCGCCCCAGGCCCAAACCCTTGCATCAGAACACCCTGTTTTTAAATCAGCGCAGGCAAGGCTTTACCAGAAACGGCATCTACCGGTTATGCAGGAAATATCTGAGCCTGGTGTTTGAAGAAAACCGATTCCAGGGATTGAATCCGGTGCATTGCTTCAGGCATTCATGTGCCATCAACATGCTCGGGACCGGCTTCAGCCTGACAGACATCAAAAACCACCTGGGACATGAAAACCTGCAATCCACCATGGTCTATCTCAAGCTGAGTCTGAATCGCAAACGAGAGCTGCAGCAGAAGTTCATTGAATACACCCAGAACCAGACCCAGGACCCCAAACTGGATGAACTTCTGGACTGGG
- a CDS encoding transposase — MPRNARFTLPDRPTVYHVISRTALPGFPLGDIEKDKLLDIIRYFSKIYFVDVLGFAVMGNHWHLAVRVYPQEYAERDEVKERFSDRYGDDIYFGDKEYEKCSKKWTDLSEFVREIKQSFSRYYNKRHSRRGFFWGERFKSMIVQEGRTLVNMLAYIDLNPIRAGIVKKPEDYRWCSLGYHTQTGNKDGLLSIDFGMKEWNEFNPSEIVRKYRQFVYETGAVDAGKGKVMDRKIVEKARKKGYKISRTDRFRYKCRYFTDSGVIGGKDFVQEVFDQVKHLLGSKDERKFTPVGGVDGVYSMKRLG, encoded by the coding sequence ATGCCCAGAAACGCCAGATTCACACTGCCTGACAGACCTACTGTATATCACGTAATTTCCAGAACCGCCCTGCCCGGCTTTCCGCTTGGAGATATTGAAAAAGACAAGCTGCTGGATATAATAAGATATTTCAGTAAGATCTATTTTGTAGACGTGCTGGGATTCGCAGTTATGGGGAATCATTGGCACTTAGCTGTAAGAGTATACCCCCAAGAATACGCCGAAAGAGATGAAGTAAAGGAAAGGTTTTCAGACCGATACGGTGATGATATTTACTTTGGCGACAAAGAATATGAAAAGTGCAGCAAAAAATGGACTGACCTTTCTGAGTTTGTACGGGAGATCAAGCAAAGTTTTTCCAGGTATTATAATAAGAGGCATAGCAGGCGCGGCTTTTTCTGGGGTGAGCGGTTTAAATCCATGATAGTACAGGAGGGAAGGACTCTGGTTAATATGTTGGCTTATATCGATTTGAACCCCATAAGGGCTGGAATAGTAAAGAAGCCGGAGGATTACCGCTGGTGTTCCCTGGGCTACCATACCCAGACTGGGAATAAGGACGGCCTTCTGTCCATAGATTTTGGCATGAAGGAATGGAATGAATTCAATCCATCAGAGATAGTTCGCAAGTACAGGCAGTTTGTTTACGAAACCGGAGCTGTGGATGCGGGTAAAGGCAAAGTCATGGACAGAAAGATCGTGGAAAAAGCCCGTAAGAAAGGCTACAAAATATCCAGGACCGACCGGTTCAGGTACAAATGCCGGTATTTTACTGATTCCGGGGTGATAGGCGGGAAAGATTTTGTTCAGGAAGTATTCGACCAGGTTAAGCACTTGCTGGGGTCGAAGGATGAGCGGAAATTTACTCCCGTAGGCGGGGTGGATGGGGTTTATTCCATGAAGCGGCTTGGATAG
- a CDS encoding SapC family protein, which yields MYQNTQALDKSQDIKFTQVSNYHFAAKENFCPVFLQELPQVVREYFICFPNNQTDLPHALLGFQQNTNQYVSEDGSWQAEYIPAYIRRYPFILAKKEDSAQGEKN from the coding sequence ATGTACCAAAACACCCAGGCCCTGGACAAATCCCAGGACATAAAATTCACTCAGGTAAGTAACTACCACTTTGCAGCCAAAGAAAACTTCTGCCCGGTCTTCCTCCAGGAGCTGCCCCAGGTAGTAAGGGAATACTTTATCTGCTTCCCAAATAATCAGACAGACCTGCCCCACGCCCTCTTGGGCTTTCAGCAGAACACTAACCAGTACGTATCAGAAGACGGAAGCTGGCAAGCTGAATACATCCCAGCATACATAAGAAGATACCCGTTTATACTGGCCAAAAAGGAAGACTCTGCTCAAGGAGAAAAGAATTAG
- a CDS encoding NYN domain-containing protein has protein sequence MTRKVIIFTDGMFMRRRVLERNHFLYKPREIREYCQKHLRPNDYLVRIYYYDCRPLQARGTSPLNGKEIDFSRLESARLRHQLFEGLRHAPNFCLRLGNMDWNGRDWNIVGSKVSPLLKKEITVDDLSDSDIRPGSETTQISVKMALDMVTLAARKAGDMFVLITDRTDLVPAMEMVRQEGVQVCLDNMHAPVSIELSEQADFISTQLNNKES, from the coding sequence ATGACCCGCAAAGTAATCATTTTCACAGACGGAATGTTCATGCGCCGCAGGGTGCTGGAGAGAAACCATTTTCTATACAAGCCAAGAGAGATCCGGGAGTACTGCCAGAAGCACCTGAGACCAAACGACTACCTGGTGCGCATCTATTATTACGACTGCCGTCCCTTGCAGGCCAGGGGAACATCTCCCTTAAACGGTAAGGAGATAGACTTCTCCAGGCTGGAGAGTGCAAGGTTAAGACACCAGCTGTTTGAGGGTCTGCGCCATGCTCCAAATTTCTGTCTGAGACTGGGAAATATGGATTGGAACGGCAGGGACTGGAATATTGTCGGCTCTAAAGTGTCTCCACTTCTTAAAAAGGAGATAACCGTGGATGACCTGTCAGACAGCGATATCCGCCCAGGAAGCGAAACCACCCAGATAAGCGTAAAAATGGCCCTGGATATGGTTACCCTTGCAGCCAGAAAAGCCGGGGATATGTTTGTTCTGATCACTGACAGAACAGACCTGGTTCCGGCAATGGAGATGGTTCGGCAAGAAGGGGTGCAGGTATGCCTGGATAATATGCATGCTCCTGTCTCAATAGAGCTTTCGGAGCAGGCGGATTTTATAAGTACCCAATTAAACAATAAGGAGAGTTAA